A region from the Mercenaria mercenaria strain notata chromosome 7, MADL_Memer_1, whole genome shotgun sequence genome encodes:
- the LOC123554292 gene encoding stimulator of interferon genes protein-like, translating to MSGTREDEKRGFAKAKDEIPGFENDVFLVFKSNTADEKKVRKIASELKKKNLSCESHEAFTPGCPVVTNIVNCIENSKTTLLLLSKESINSSWVLLETILALEQSKCSDRLILKIVLEGVCESDVKFLKKDLLASVPHFQLDFSDDGWGDQLATYVKEEVKLPDILPVGSLAHGLVFSHFIGFCRYALPELKRQLPDSDVYKRNPGRVSTKYYVLIPSSCKTLDTLQSVDNENNITIKEASSLNFEVSHAGKPRKFCIRIYSIQKEGEEPYYFFADTPNVLNAIYRMENEGLAKVDMIFQVARFYHTMNEVVNHSLNQPCNDVVELLPYNDPNVSMQKILLDAIKHHLDTNTTVTERIPHRFMDPNEKRQENDVTILCRPDVTEDCEIATNIAECLRAKGISVYADIGIQGTNFSEMNVPQANWYIFVISKSTLEFNNPLAFKCIACLHESVCENSLCVLPVTVKVKPHEIPALIRWVTLVSAEEPNYLDVILQTIHGKPVKMKHRIPCGDVATGLAWANYINYLSVTLKPGLQDRIEDVLKREKIECYCIEKLFIFVPWSCKAEEKLHDAANDGLV from the exons ATGTCTGGTACAAGAGAAGACGAAAAGAGAGGCTTTGCTAAGGCAAAAGACGAGATTCCTGGTTTTGAAAATGATGTCTTTTTGGTATTCAAATCAAACACTGCTGACGAGAAGAAAGTTCGTAAAATCGCTTCTGAACTGAAGAAAAAGAACCTTTCCTGTGAAAGCCATGAGGCTTTTACTCCTGGGTGTCCAGTTGTCACAAATATAGTAAACTGCATCGAAAACTCAAAGACAACTCTGCTACTGCTCAGCAAGGAATCAATAAATAGTTCATGGGTGCTTCTGGAAACGATTCTTGCTCTCGAACAATCTAAGTGCTCTGACAGATTGATTCTTAAAATAGTACTGGAAGGCGTTTGTGAAAGTGatgtaaaatttctgaaaaaagatCTGCTAGCTTCGGTCCCTCATTTTCAATTGGACTTTAGTGATGACGGCTGGGGTGATCAACTGGCAACTTATGTTAAAG AGGAAGTCAAATTACCGGATATTCTACCAGTTGGAAGTTTGGCACACGGACTTGTGTTTTCCCATTTTATTGGGTTTTGCAGATATGCTCTCCcag AGCTGAAAAGACAGTTACCCGACAGTGATGTATACAAGAGAAACCCTGGCAGGGTATCTACTAAATACTACGTACTTATTCCAAGTTCATGCAAAACCTTAGACACTCTGCAGAGTGTCGATAATGAGAACAACATTACTATCAAGGAAGCATCTTCTTTGAACTTTGAAGTTTCTCACGCCGGAAAGCCTCGAAAGTTCTGCATTAGAATCTACAGTATACAAAAGGaaggggag GAACCTTACTATTTCTTTGCCGACACACCAAATGTTTTGAATGCTATATACAGAATGGAGAACGAAGGACTAGCCAAAGTTGATATGATATTTCAAGTGGCTCGATTCTATCATACAATGAATGAAGTTGTGAACCATAGCCTCAACCAGCCTTGCAACGACGTTGTGGAATTATTACCATACAATg ACCCGAACGTGTCAATGCAGAAAATATTGCTTGATGCCATCAAGCACCATCTGGATACAAAT ACCACAGTCACTGAAAGAATTCCACACAGGTTTATGGATCCAAATGAAAAAAGGCAGGAAAACGATGTTACTATCCTTTGTCGACCGGATGTCACAGAAGATTGTGAAATAGCAACAAATATTGCCGAATGTCTTAGAGCAAAAGGCATATCTGTTTATGCTGACATCGGTATTCAAGGCAcaaatttttcagaaatgaaTGTTCCGCAAGCCAACTGGTACATTTTCGTGATATCGAAAAGCACGCTCGAATTCAACAATCCTCTTGCCTTCAAATGTATAGCATGTTTACATGAAAGTGTATGCGAGAACTCCCTTTGTGTGTTGCCGGTTACAGTAAAGGTTAAACCACATGAAATACCGGCTTTGATTAGATGGGTCACTCTGGTCAGTGCAGAGGAACCAAATTACCTTGATGTCATCTTACAGACTATACATG GCAAACCTGTGAAAATGAAGCACAGAATTCCGTGCGGAGACGTTGCTACAGGTCTAGCATGGGCAAACTACATCAATTACTTATCAGTTACATTGAAACCAG GTTTACAAGACAGGATTGAAGACGTTTTGAAGAGAGAGAAGATAGAGTGTTACTgtattgaaaagttgttcattttCGTGCCATGGTCTTGTAAAGCAGAAGAGAAGCTTCATGATGCAGCGAATGACGGGTTGGTGTGA
- the LOC123554298 gene encoding uncharacterized protein LOC123554298 isoform X1 has protein sequence MLENTVSSPKYDVFIVHSSKDAAKARIFNQALIDMGYVAFDNLKEVSAFAIGRPVFDNIIHAVKHSKLVLILITKHAISSHWVTLETLVALEKSDRENILCVRLVFEGVSETERQNFKRGILTVIPDIIVDFNKDKWKEEFAAIIKENIPIQKLLPAGNVAHGLVFNYFIGYLAYVLPAMSKSVEKIEYFTHDKFSKKFFVVMPESCEVKPLEGKYKNFVIEKMERSLEIEATHGDKQRKYNLAVYKITKENEFYYFCADCPFIIATMFKMKEMGFADIDVHFQGVRFYMTLKELVEHRSNPEYKDTANFIMFNGIAQSSSPALEIWELLKTELSTNEDHDTTVVTRNGFAVENYPSLTVSVINSTEGDIVAEEVIQFLTMHGMNFTSSSAAKKLPDTDDTCTRWKIFILTDTSTKDKVMEHKFNDALSESIFKNQVQVIPILVKGVDIETIPYRFKWTTVLKQEDPKYLEKMWKTVHEDKPMEELQPAGSLFEGLAYSYMLNYMPFNLVGKTVDGRDFTGRFVDAVKKYKVNCKIVPKVYVIVPSSCEFPPSGTQFEKEEHLGPVEPIVQGFRKYFLQLYALTISRPGKWKDVKVCYAREYATPAIALRDMTRLPFAGLSVEDMRNQAKQFADFSNEIMQHDIFNREIGDVKDKCSILYFEDDKHGMAGVTELLEEQIIQCLEKRLFVEPP, from the exons ATGCTAGAAAACACAGTCAGTTCACCTAAATATGATGTTTTCATTGTGCATAGTTCGAAGGACGCAGCAAAAGCTCGCATTTTCAACCAGGCACTAATCGACATGGGGTATGTTGCATTCGACAATCTAAAAGAAGTATCTGCGTTTGCTATAGGGAGACCAGTGTTTGACAATATCATACATGCTGTAAAGCATTCGAAACTTGTTCTGATCCTGATTACAAAACATGCCATAAGCTCTCATTGGGTGACTTTGGAAACTCTCGTTGCATTAGAAAAGTCGGATCGCGAGAATATTCTGTGTGTTCGTCTAGTTTTTGAAGGAGTTTCTGAAACTGAAAGGCAGAATTTCAAGCGAGGAATTTTGACTGTAATACCAGACATTATAGTGGATTTCAACAAAGACAAATGGAAGGAAGAGTTTGCCGCCATAATAAAAG AAAACATACCAATTCAGAAATTATTACCGGCGGGAAATGTCGCTCATGGTCTTGTGTTCAACTATTTCATAGGTTACTTAGCCTACGTTCTTCCAG caatgtcaaAGTCTGTGGAAAAGATTGAATATTTCACACATGATAAATTCTCCAAGAAGTTTTTCGTTGTTATGCCTGAATCTTGTGAAGTAAAACCACTAGAAGGAAAGTACAAAAACTTCGTCATAGAAAAGATGGAACGTTCGTTAGAAATAGAAGCAACACATGGTGACAAACAACGAAAATATAATCTGGCCGTTTATAAAATAACGAAAGAAAATGAG ttttattatttttgtgcGGATTGTCCGTTCATCATTGCGACTATGTTTAAAATGAAGGAGATGGGTTTTGCCGATATCGATGTTCACTTCCAAGGTGTCAGATTCTATATGACCCTGAAAGAACTTGTCGAACATCGAAGCAACCCTGAATACAAAGATACAGCAAACTTTATCATGTTCAATG GTATTGCACAGTCTTCAAGTCCAGCACTAGAAATCTGGGAATTATTGAAGACAGAGCTTTCCACAAACGAAGATCAT gACACAACTGTTGTTACCAGAAACGGTTTCGCCGTCGAAAAT TATCCGAGCCTCACAGTGTCAGTCATCAACTCTACTGAAGGTGACATTGTGGCGGAAGAGGTAATTCAATTTCTTACCATGCACGGAATGAATTTCACAAGTAGTAGCGCTGCAAAGAAATTACCGGATACTGATGATACATGTACCAGATGGAAGATTTTTATACTGACTGATACTTCAACAAAAGACAAGGTTATGGAACACAAGTTTAATGATGCCCTATCTGAGAGTATCTTTAAAAATCAAGTTCAG GTAATCCCAATACTTGTGAAGGGCGTAGACATTGAAACTATTCCCTATCGATTCAAATGGACAACTGTTTTAAAACAGGAAGATCCCAAGTATCTAGAGAAAATGTGGAAAACAGTACATG AAGACAAACCTATGGAGGAACTCCAACCTGCAGGATCTTTGTTCGAGGGCCTGGCATATTCATACATGTTAAACTATATGCCTTTCAACCTCGTTGGTAAAACTGTTGATGGCAGAG acttCACAGGGAGATTTGTAGATGCAGTTAAAAAGTACAAAGTCAACTGCAAGATTGTTCCAAAGGTTTATGTTATAGTGCCCTCATCCTGCGAGTTCCCTCCCTCGGGGACGCAGTTTGAAAAAGAGGAACATCTTGGGCCTGTGGAACCAATAGTCCAGGGATTCCGTAAATACTTTCTGCAACTTTATGCATTGACTATTTCAAGGCCTGGCAAATGGAAGGACGTA AAAGTGTGTTACGCCCGTGAATATGCCACACCAGCTATTGCCTTGCGCGATATGACAAGGTTACCGTTCGCGGGACTTAGCGTGGAGGACATGAGGAATCAAGCAAAACAATTTGCAGatttttctaatgaaataatGCAACACGATATCTTCAACAGAGAAATTGGAGATGTAAAAGATAAATGttccattttgtattttgaag ATGACAAACATGGAATGGCTGGAGTAACAGAATTGTTGGAAGAACAAATAATACAGTGTCTGGAAAAGAGGCTCTTCGTCGAACCTCCTTAG
- the LOC123554298 gene encoding stimulator of interferon genes protein-like isoform X3, which produces MLENTVSSPKYDVFIVHSSKDAAKARIFNQALIDMGYVAFDNLKEVSAFAIGRPVFDNIIHAVKHSKLVLILITKHAISSHWVTLETLVALEKSDRENILCVRLVFEGVSETERQNFKRGILTVIPDIIVDFNKDKWKEEFAAIIKENIPIQKLLPAGNVAHGLVFNYFIGYLAYVLPAMSKSVEKIEYFTHDKFSKKFFVVMPESCEVKPLEGKYKNFVIEKMERSLEIEATHGDKQRKYNLAVYKITKENEFYYFCADCPFIIATMFKMKEMGFADIDVHFQGVRFYMTLKELVEHRSNPEYKDTANFIMFNGIAQSSSPALEIWELLKTELSTNEDHDTTVVTRNGFAVENYPSLTVSVINSTEGDIVAEEVIQFLTMHGMNFTSSSAAKKLPDTDDTCTRWKIFILTDTSTKDKVMEHKFNDALSESIFKNQVQVIPILVKGVDIETIPYRFKWTTVLKQEDPKYLEKMWKTVHEDKPMEELQPAGSLFEGLAYSYMLNYMPFNLVGKTVDGRDFTGRFVDAVKKYKVNCKIVPKVYVIVPSSCEFPPSGTQFEKEEHLGPVEPIVQGFRKYFLQLYALTISRPGKWKDVMTNMEWLE; this is translated from the exons ATGCTAGAAAACACAGTCAGTTCACCTAAATATGATGTTTTCATTGTGCATAGTTCGAAGGACGCAGCAAAAGCTCGCATTTTCAACCAGGCACTAATCGACATGGGGTATGTTGCATTCGACAATCTAAAAGAAGTATCTGCGTTTGCTATAGGGAGACCAGTGTTTGACAATATCATACATGCTGTAAAGCATTCGAAACTTGTTCTGATCCTGATTACAAAACATGCCATAAGCTCTCATTGGGTGACTTTGGAAACTCTCGTTGCATTAGAAAAGTCGGATCGCGAGAATATTCTGTGTGTTCGTCTAGTTTTTGAAGGAGTTTCTGAAACTGAAAGGCAGAATTTCAAGCGAGGAATTTTGACTGTAATACCAGACATTATAGTGGATTTCAACAAAGACAAATGGAAGGAAGAGTTTGCCGCCATAATAAAAG AAAACATACCAATTCAGAAATTATTACCGGCGGGAAATGTCGCTCATGGTCTTGTGTTCAACTATTTCATAGGTTACTTAGCCTACGTTCTTCCAG caatgtcaaAGTCTGTGGAAAAGATTGAATATTTCACACATGATAAATTCTCCAAGAAGTTTTTCGTTGTTATGCCTGAATCTTGTGAAGTAAAACCACTAGAAGGAAAGTACAAAAACTTCGTCATAGAAAAGATGGAACGTTCGTTAGAAATAGAAGCAACACATGGTGACAAACAACGAAAATATAATCTGGCCGTTTATAAAATAACGAAAGAAAATGAG ttttattatttttgtgcGGATTGTCCGTTCATCATTGCGACTATGTTTAAAATGAAGGAGATGGGTTTTGCCGATATCGATGTTCACTTCCAAGGTGTCAGATTCTATATGACCCTGAAAGAACTTGTCGAACATCGAAGCAACCCTGAATACAAAGATACAGCAAACTTTATCATGTTCAATG GTATTGCACAGTCTTCAAGTCCAGCACTAGAAATCTGGGAATTATTGAAGACAGAGCTTTCCACAAACGAAGATCAT gACACAACTGTTGTTACCAGAAACGGTTTCGCCGTCGAAAAT TATCCGAGCCTCACAGTGTCAGTCATCAACTCTACTGAAGGTGACATTGTGGCGGAAGAGGTAATTCAATTTCTTACCATGCACGGAATGAATTTCACAAGTAGTAGCGCTGCAAAGAAATTACCGGATACTGATGATACATGTACCAGATGGAAGATTTTTATACTGACTGATACTTCAACAAAAGACAAGGTTATGGAACACAAGTTTAATGATGCCCTATCTGAGAGTATCTTTAAAAATCAAGTTCAG GTAATCCCAATACTTGTGAAGGGCGTAGACATTGAAACTATTCCCTATCGATTCAAATGGACAACTGTTTTAAAACAGGAAGATCCCAAGTATCTAGAGAAAATGTGGAAAACAGTACATG AAGACAAACCTATGGAGGAACTCCAACCTGCAGGATCTTTGTTCGAGGGCCTGGCATATTCATACATGTTAAACTATATGCCTTTCAACCTCGTTGGTAAAACTGTTGATGGCAGAG acttCACAGGGAGATTTGTAGATGCAGTTAAAAAGTACAAAGTCAACTGCAAGATTGTTCCAAAGGTTTATGTTATAGTGCCCTCATCCTGCGAGTTCCCTCCCTCGGGGACGCAGTTTGAAAAAGAGGAACATCTTGGGCCTGTGGAACCAATAGTCCAGGGATTCCGTAAATACTTTCTGCAACTTTATGCATTGACTATTTCAAGGCCTGGCAAATGGAAGGACGTA ATGACAAACATGGAATGGCTGGAGTAA
- the LOC123554298 gene encoding uncharacterized protein LOC123554298 isoform X2, protein MLENTVSSPKYDVFIVHSSKDAAKARIFNQALIDMGYVAFDNLKEVSAFAIGRPVFDNIIHAVKHSKLVLILITKHAISSHWVTLETLVALEKSDRENILCVRLVFEGVSETERQNFKRGILTVIPDIIVDFNKDKWKEEFAAIIKENIPIQKLLPAGNVAHGLVFNYFIGYLAYVLPAMSKSVEKIEYFTHDKFSKKFFVVMPESCEVKPLEGKYKNFVIEKMERSLEIEATHGDKQRKYNLAVYKITKENEFYYFCADCPFIIATMFKMKEMGFADIDVHFQGVRFYMTLKELVEHRSNPEYKDTANFIMFNGIAQSSSPALEIWELLKTELSTNEDHDTTVVTRNGFAVENYPSLTVSVINSTEGDIVAEEVIQFLTMHGMNFTSSSAAKKLPDTDDTCTRWKIFILTDTSTKDKVMEHKFNDALSESIFKNQVQVIPILVKGVDIETIPYRFKWTTVLKQEDPKYLEKMWKTVHDFTGRFVDAVKKYKVNCKIVPKVYVIVPSSCEFPPSGTQFEKEEHLGPVEPIVQGFRKYFLQLYALTISRPGKWKDVKVCYAREYATPAIALRDMTRLPFAGLSVEDMRNQAKQFADFSNEIMQHDIFNREIGDVKDKCSILYFEDDKHGMAGVTELLEEQIIQCLEKRLFVEPP, encoded by the exons ATGCTAGAAAACACAGTCAGTTCACCTAAATATGATGTTTTCATTGTGCATAGTTCGAAGGACGCAGCAAAAGCTCGCATTTTCAACCAGGCACTAATCGACATGGGGTATGTTGCATTCGACAATCTAAAAGAAGTATCTGCGTTTGCTATAGGGAGACCAGTGTTTGACAATATCATACATGCTGTAAAGCATTCGAAACTTGTTCTGATCCTGATTACAAAACATGCCATAAGCTCTCATTGGGTGACTTTGGAAACTCTCGTTGCATTAGAAAAGTCGGATCGCGAGAATATTCTGTGTGTTCGTCTAGTTTTTGAAGGAGTTTCTGAAACTGAAAGGCAGAATTTCAAGCGAGGAATTTTGACTGTAATACCAGACATTATAGTGGATTTCAACAAAGACAAATGGAAGGAAGAGTTTGCCGCCATAATAAAAG AAAACATACCAATTCAGAAATTATTACCGGCGGGAAATGTCGCTCATGGTCTTGTGTTCAACTATTTCATAGGTTACTTAGCCTACGTTCTTCCAG caatgtcaaAGTCTGTGGAAAAGATTGAATATTTCACACATGATAAATTCTCCAAGAAGTTTTTCGTTGTTATGCCTGAATCTTGTGAAGTAAAACCACTAGAAGGAAAGTACAAAAACTTCGTCATAGAAAAGATGGAACGTTCGTTAGAAATAGAAGCAACACATGGTGACAAACAACGAAAATATAATCTGGCCGTTTATAAAATAACGAAAGAAAATGAG ttttattatttttgtgcGGATTGTCCGTTCATCATTGCGACTATGTTTAAAATGAAGGAGATGGGTTTTGCCGATATCGATGTTCACTTCCAAGGTGTCAGATTCTATATGACCCTGAAAGAACTTGTCGAACATCGAAGCAACCCTGAATACAAAGATACAGCAAACTTTATCATGTTCAATG GTATTGCACAGTCTTCAAGTCCAGCACTAGAAATCTGGGAATTATTGAAGACAGAGCTTTCCACAAACGAAGATCAT gACACAACTGTTGTTACCAGAAACGGTTTCGCCGTCGAAAAT TATCCGAGCCTCACAGTGTCAGTCATCAACTCTACTGAAGGTGACATTGTGGCGGAAGAGGTAATTCAATTTCTTACCATGCACGGAATGAATTTCACAAGTAGTAGCGCTGCAAAGAAATTACCGGATACTGATGATACATGTACCAGATGGAAGATTTTTATACTGACTGATACTTCAACAAAAGACAAGGTTATGGAACACAAGTTTAATGATGCCCTATCTGAGAGTATCTTTAAAAATCAAGTTCAG GTAATCCCAATACTTGTGAAGGGCGTAGACATTGAAACTATTCCCTATCGATTCAAATGGACAACTGTTTTAAAACAGGAAGATCCCAAGTATCTAGAGAAAATGTGGAAAACAGTACATG acttCACAGGGAGATTTGTAGATGCAGTTAAAAAGTACAAAGTCAACTGCAAGATTGTTCCAAAGGTTTATGTTATAGTGCCCTCATCCTGCGAGTTCCCTCCCTCGGGGACGCAGTTTGAAAAAGAGGAACATCTTGGGCCTGTGGAACCAATAGTCCAGGGATTCCGTAAATACTTTCTGCAACTTTATGCATTGACTATTTCAAGGCCTGGCAAATGGAAGGACGTA AAAGTGTGTTACGCCCGTGAATATGCCACACCAGCTATTGCCTTGCGCGATATGACAAGGTTACCGTTCGCGGGACTTAGCGTGGAGGACATGAGGAATCAAGCAAAACAATTTGCAGatttttctaatgaaataatGCAACACGATATCTTCAACAGAGAAATTGGAGATGTAAAAGATAAATGttccattttgtattttgaag ATGACAAACATGGAATGGCTGGAGTAACAGAATTGTTGGAAGAACAAATAATACAGTGTCTGGAAAAGAGGCTCTTCGTCGAACCTCCTTAG